One Alicyclobacillus acidoterrestris DNA window includes the following coding sequences:
- a CDS encoding MFS transporter, which yields MSQLDLAAVPTEVRTSHQVNAIIGSWASWLFDAMDAGIFSFVLLAVAHTFKTNLSGVTTVVAWFLLATGVGGYVFGNISDRIGRKRTLWISVLIYGLGTLMCGFVQNMLELNIFRIVVGVAVGGLWSAAAALISEVSRPDSRAKALAIMQTGWSGGQLLAAIFAWTILNPHDPQSWRWLFIYASIPAWATAVYILLFVKESPIWLANRYYIARSRKSQNMLSIFNRDYVKTTLLALLVSMLGMIGYWIILTFVPSYLQNILGINMNQTPVFSVWTAVGAIIGYLVYGYIAEIVGRRISFAIFFFGMTVVIPIFTYVASHMPLTNGHLLLTGGNVVTLGIISALLGFFTGYFSGFGAWYGELFPTSIRATASGFCFNVGRIGSIVGILLAPVLISSIGFSMFIALASISYFASGLLVFTIRETKGTTLTADN from the coding sequence ATGAGTCAACTGGATTTGGCCGCCGTTCCCACTGAAGTTCGGACGAGCCATCAGGTAAACGCTATCATCGGTTCGTGGGCATCTTGGTTGTTCGATGCGATGGATGCCGGGATTTTTAGCTTTGTGTTGTTGGCTGTCGCACATACGTTTAAGACGAACTTGTCGGGTGTGACGACGGTAGTTGCTTGGTTTTTGCTGGCGACAGGAGTCGGCGGTTACGTGTTCGGGAACATATCTGATCGCATCGGACGCAAGCGAACGCTGTGGATCTCTGTGCTCATCTACGGTCTTGGGACCCTCATGTGTGGGTTTGTCCAGAATATGCTAGAGCTGAATATCTTCCGCATTGTCGTCGGTGTCGCCGTTGGCGGGTTATGGTCTGCTGCCGCAGCATTGATCTCGGAGGTGTCTCGTCCGGATTCACGCGCTAAGGCACTGGCCATCATGCAGACGGGATGGTCTGGAGGACAGTTGTTGGCGGCTATCTTTGCATGGACAATCCTCAATCCACACGATCCGCAATCCTGGAGATGGCTGTTTATCTACGCGAGCATTCCTGCGTGGGCAACTGCCGTGTACATTTTACTCTTCGTCAAGGAATCGCCGATTTGGCTGGCAAACAGGTACTATATTGCACGTAGCCGAAAGAGTCAGAACATGCTGTCGATTTTTAATAGGGATTACGTCAAGACTACATTGCTGGCCCTACTCGTCTCAATGCTTGGGATGATAGGATATTGGATTATCCTCACGTTTGTACCGAGTTACTTGCAAAACATTCTCGGAATCAATATGAACCAGACACCAGTCTTCTCGGTTTGGACTGCAGTTGGTGCAATCATTGGCTATCTCGTATATGGATATATTGCGGAAATTGTTGGTCGACGGATTTCATTTGCAATTTTCTTTTTCGGCATGACGGTCGTTATACCGATTTTTACTTACGTCGCAAGTCACATGCCCTTGACGAACGGACATCTTCTGTTGACTGGTGGCAATGTTGTGACGCTTGGCATCATCTCTGCTTTATTGGGATTTTTTACGGGATACTTCAGTGGATTTGGTGCTTGGTACGGTGAGCTCTTCCCAACTAGTATTCGTGCCACGGCGTCTGGATTTTGCTTTAATGTTGGACGCATTGGGTCGATTGTCGGCATTCTGTTGGCCCCAGTGTTAATTTCCTCCATCGGATTTTCGATGTTCATTGCGCTCGCGTCCATTTCTTATTTTGCATCGGGGTTATTGGTCTTTACCATTCGTGAGACGAAAGGGACGACCCTGACAGCAGATAATTGA
- a CDS encoding GntR family transcriptional regulator, producing the protein MEIRKPQPAYQQVYDYLFKQIIEGDLSPGVKLSEERLAAELNISRTPIREAIIRLEHEGLLRNKSVVQFTPKEIKDSYEIRILLEGHAAKVAATQMSQQDKDFLRTLMEQSHTADFESVMKTNTLFHNAIVRSCGNDQITQLIDRMQSIILLCRKDIVKNRAELPHEHHEIYEAILRGDGEAAEQLMQAHLQQNLQNFLDSLPDDSRLSMI; encoded by the coding sequence ATGGAAATCCGAAAACCACAACCCGCATACCAGCAGGTGTATGACTATTTATTTAAGCAGATTATCGAGGGCGATTTATCGCCTGGCGTTAAGTTATCCGAAGAACGTCTGGCAGCGGAACTCAACATTAGCCGGACGCCAATTCGGGAAGCGATTATCCGCCTTGAACACGAGGGATTGCTGCGAAATAAATCTGTCGTGCAGTTCACGCCAAAGGAAATTAAGGACAGTTATGAAATCCGCATCCTTTTAGAAGGACACGCAGCAAAAGTGGCCGCCACTCAGATGAGCCAACAGGACAAGGATTTTTTGCGCACGTTGATGGAGCAGTCGCACACAGCTGACTTTGAGTCCGTGATGAAAACGAATACGTTGTTTCACAATGCCATTGTCCGATCCTGCGGCAATGACCAAATCACCCAACTCATTGACCGCATGCAGAGCATCATTTTGCTGTGTCGCAAAGATATTGTAAAAAACCGCGCAGAGCTTCCACATGAACACCATGAAATCTATGAGGCGATTCTTCGCGGAGACGGCGAAGCGGCAGAGCAGTTGATGCAAGCGCATCTCCAGCAGAACCTGCAGAACTTTCTAGATAGCTTGCCCGACGATAGTCGATTATCGATGATCTAG
- a CDS encoding TetR/AcrR family transcriptional regulator C-terminal domain-containing protein: MALNKDVVIEEALKLLNEVGAEGVSLRSLASRLGVKPPTLYWHIKNKATLINEMADRIIQPMVHALRQRSIDEPWQEWLIDIFNQLRQAMLSYTDGARVVAGAHFSLAMSDMMEAAVRTLLTAGVNLRESRLIVLTATHFTLGHVIEEQTPPDADMTKAFDMERFQKDHPTIIAAIEEYFNSGHTADDIFEDGLRLIIERK; the protein is encoded by the coding sequence ATGGCACTCAACAAGGATGTTGTTATAGAAGAGGCGCTGAAGCTGCTGAATGAGGTTGGAGCAGAGGGCGTAAGTTTACGTTCATTGGCAAGTAGACTGGGCGTTAAACCACCTACCCTGTACTGGCACATAAAGAACAAGGCGACTCTGATTAACGAAATGGCAGACCGCATCATTCAGCCAATGGTTCATGCCTTACGCCAACGAAGCATTGACGAGCCATGGCAGGAGTGGCTGATTGATATATTTAACCAACTGCGACAAGCTATGCTCTCCTATACTGATGGGGCACGAGTCGTTGCCGGAGCACATTTCTCGTTAGCCATGTCGGATATGATGGAGGCGGCAGTAAGAACGCTGCTTACCGCCGGAGTTAATTTACGGGAATCCCGTTTGATTGTACTGACAGCAACCCATTTTACTCTAGGGCATGTCATCGAGGAACAAACTCCTCCTGACGCAGACATGACAAAGGCGTTTGACATGGAACGATTCCAGAAAGACCATCCGACCATCATTGCAGCCATAGAGGAGTATTTTAATTCCGGTCACACCGCAGATGATATTTTTGAGGACGGATTAAGGCTTATAATAGAAAGGAAATAA
- a CDS encoding 5-methyltetrahydropteroyltriglutamate--homocysteine S-methyltransferase, which yields MLHEKRGIQLTQNQQSRRATPPFRADQVGSLLRPERVKLARQQRSAGKISADQLREVENEEILRIVDKQKSIGLQAVTDGELRRAWWHFDFLENLVGVQSYEADGGIQFHQQQTKSHSVKVISKLGFGDHPMLEDFRFLHSVAGTHVAKMTIPSPSMLHFRGEIDKQVYPDEAMFFRDLAETYKQAIQSFYDAGCRYLQLDDTSWAYFCSDEQKAQMQARGLNPEALTKWYAKTINQAIADRPSDMTITMHICRGNFRSTWISSGGYEPVAEILFSGLNVDGFFLEYDSDRAGGFEPLRFVNRKDLQIVLGLITSKTGELENRDEIVRRIEEASRYVDLAQLNLSPQCGFASTEEGNLLTEDQQWAKLRHVVEIAEEVWK from the coding sequence ATGCTCCACGAAAAGCGAGGGATTCAATTGACACAAAATCAGCAATCGCGTCGTGCTACGCCGCCATTTCGAGCAGATCAAGTAGGAAGCCTGCTTCGCCCTGAGCGCGTTAAACTGGCTAGACAACAGCGGTCGGCAGGGAAAATCAGTGCAGATCAGTTGAGAGAAGTGGAAAACGAGGAAATCCTCCGAATTGTCGACAAGCAAAAGTCCATAGGGCTCCAGGCCGTGACCGACGGTGAACTGCGAAGGGCGTGGTGGCACTTCGACTTCCTCGAAAATTTAGTTGGTGTACAAAGCTATGAAGCGGATGGCGGTATCCAATTTCACCAGCAGCAAACGAAGTCTCACTCCGTAAAGGTCATCAGCAAACTGGGCTTTGGCGACCACCCGATGTTGGAGGACTTCCGGTTTCTTCACAGTGTCGCGGGCACGCACGTCGCGAAAATGACCATTCCAAGCCCCAGCATGCTTCATTTCCGCGGTGAAATCGACAAACAGGTCTACCCGGACGAAGCGATGTTCTTTCGCGATCTCGCCGAAACCTACAAACAAGCCATCCAATCCTTCTACGACGCAGGTTGCCGCTATCTGCAACTGGATGATACGTCGTGGGCCTATTTCTGTTCGGATGAGCAAAAGGCACAAATGCAAGCGCGCGGGTTGAATCCGGAGGCGCTCACGAAGTGGTATGCAAAGACGATTAATCAGGCCATTGCCGATCGTCCGTCGGACATGACCATCACCATGCACATCTGCCGTGGCAACTTCCGCTCGACGTGGATTTCCTCTGGCGGATACGAACCTGTAGCGGAAATCCTCTTTTCTGGCTTAAATGTGGATGGATTCTTCCTCGAGTACGACAGTGATCGAGCTGGTGGATTCGAGCCGCTGCGCTTTGTAAACCGCAAGGATCTACAAATTGTCCTTGGACTGATTACCTCGAAAACTGGTGAACTGGAAAATCGCGACGAAATTGTACGCCGCATTGAAGAGGCGTCGCGATACGTCGACTTAGCCCAATTGAATCTCAGTCCACAATGCGGCTTTGCATCGACAGAGGAAGGCAATTTGCTTACAGAGGATCAGCAGTGGGCGAAGCTCCGTCATGTCGTCGAGATTGCCGAAGAGGTTTGGAAGTAA
- a CDS encoding peptidoglycan-binding protein: protein MKFQHLVAGVTLSTLMVCSVPAVSYAQAAPSVIEAGSTGSEVVTLQNDLNALGFTVGQADGIFGPKTEAEVEAFQTKHKLTANGVVNTATWNALNKAVSALVVKPINLSKSSTAAKNLEVKHIYYNNKLITSPYGFTYNGTAYMPIWYVMSTLDKEGFTHTWSNNVWNIKVPSSTSVDYSSIKYGKGSMAIAINGTVVARVMGITHVDPASNSTTTFMPIYNVIQALDRVGIHSDWNGNTWKMTSSAQSTAPSGAAAYGNVDLRYPAPSSITADSIDAYLSKSVYNNTVGSPMTGLGASFMDAQRTYGVDANYLVAHAIEETGNGTSAIAQQKNNLFGYGAYDANAGADAGVFPSDDYAIRFQAWEVRNNYLDPSSSNYGGSPTLTGMSVNYASDPGWASNVESLMGEISSFVNSSVKDYQTYSPSNTPPAPSSTTEPVYYLNGATGSTESNPYYNGVPYYPSVAEGQTDMFPGPLESGSFGDSVKQVQQFLKSTVDASLTVDGQYGTATETAVKRFEAAHNLPQDGNWSFSMWETYIHPDDTTSTLPANEPVKIDQIAEGMAGGYVVPWYHIENVGWVDSQYVQLTNVYRLMAAKPTSTNTNIPVYSDAAGTAKVATLHSGDFVVAASSTPGGSMYQIQFAIESSASGSNQSPGTLLTGYVPATSATFVAQQ, encoded by the coding sequence ATGAAATTTCAACATTTGGTTGCCGGGGTCACCCTCTCGACGCTCATGGTTTGCTCTGTCCCTGCCGTGTCTTACGCGCAGGCGGCGCCTAGTGTGATTGAGGCGGGATCGACCGGCAGTGAAGTCGTCACCCTACAAAATGACCTCAATGCACTTGGGTTCACAGTCGGCCAAGCGGACGGAATTTTTGGGCCGAAGACTGAAGCGGAAGTCGAAGCGTTTCAAACGAAACACAAATTGACGGCGAACGGCGTCGTCAACACGGCGACGTGGAATGCCCTAAACAAAGCGGTTTCTGCACTCGTCGTCAAACCTATCAACCTCAGTAAGTCGAGCACAGCCGCGAAAAACTTGGAAGTCAAACACATTTACTACAATAATAAGTTGATTACGTCACCCTACGGATTTACGTACAATGGAACGGCTTACATGCCGATTTGGTACGTCATGTCGACGTTGGACAAAGAGGGATTCACGCACACGTGGTCAAACAACGTCTGGAATATCAAGGTCCCATCGAGTACTTCGGTGGACTACAGTAGCATTAAGTATGGCAAAGGCAGCATGGCGATTGCCATCAACGGGACCGTTGTGGCGCGGGTGATGGGGATTACCCATGTCGATCCCGCCTCCAACTCAACCACAACCTTCATGCCCATCTACAACGTGATCCAAGCGCTAGACCGCGTTGGAATCCATTCCGATTGGAACGGGAACACGTGGAAGATGACCAGTTCGGCGCAATCCACTGCACCAAGCGGCGCAGCTGCCTATGGCAATGTCGACTTGCGATATCCGGCACCTTCCAGCATCACTGCGGACAGCATTGACGCGTACTTGTCCAAAAGCGTCTATAACAACACCGTCGGCTCTCCAATGACGGGACTCGGCGCATCCTTTATGGACGCGCAGCGCACGTATGGGGTCGACGCGAACTACCTCGTCGCCCACGCTATCGAAGAGACTGGCAACGGGACGAGCGCCATTGCGCAGCAAAAGAACAACCTATTTGGGTATGGCGCCTACGACGCCAATGCTGGTGCGGACGCCGGCGTCTTCCCAAGTGACGACTACGCCATCCGCTTCCAGGCGTGGGAAGTGCGCAATAACTACCTCGACCCGTCGAGCAGCAACTATGGCGGATCCCCCACACTGACAGGTATGAGCGTAAACTATGCGTCCGACCCCGGATGGGCCTCGAACGTTGAGAGCCTGATGGGCGAGATTTCCTCCTTCGTCAACTCCAGCGTCAAAGACTATCAAACCTATTCACCAAGCAACACGCCGCCGGCGCCCAGCAGCACAACGGAGCCGGTCTACTACCTGAACGGGGCCACGGGGAGCACCGAATCGAATCCATACTATAACGGCGTTCCGTACTACCCAAGCGTAGCCGAAGGGCAGACGGATATGTTCCCCGGGCCACTGGAAAGCGGCAGCTTCGGCGACTCTGTGAAACAGGTCCAACAATTCCTCAAATCAACGGTCGACGCAAGTCTGACGGTCGACGGACAATACGGCACCGCGACAGAGACGGCGGTCAAACGATTCGAGGCTGCTCACAATCTACCTCAGGACGGGAACTGGAGTTTTTCGATGTGGGAGACGTACATTCACCCAGACGACACCACATCCACACTCCCTGCCAATGAGCCGGTCAAAATTGATCAAATCGCCGAAGGCATGGCGGGTGGCTACGTGGTTCCGTGGTACCACATCGAAAATGTCGGCTGGGTCGATTCACAATATGTACAATTGACCAACGTCTACCGCCTGATGGCCGCAAAACCGACGAGCACCAACACCAACATCCCCGTCTATAGTGACGCAGCCGGCACAGCAAAAGTCGCCACGCTCCACAGCGGCGACTTCGTCGTTGCGGCCTCATCGACGCCAGGCGGCAGCATGTACCAGATTCAATTCGCGATTGAATCCTCGGCCTCCGGCAGCAACCAGTCGCCAGGCACCCTGCTAACGGGCTACGTCCCTGCAACAAGCGCCACATTCGTCGCGCAACAGTAG
- a CDS encoding quinone oxidoreductase family protein, translated as MKAAVLHQFGDIPRYEDFPDPIPNENEVVIEVKAVAFENVDKAMAAGTHFASRQFLSMLPAIVGFDGIGALPDGRLVGFGGVKAPYGAMAERTVVPKEYTVPVPEGVDAITAAAMPASALTSFFPLKCGAKLQPGETVLINGATGVAGKLAVQIAKLLGAGRIVATGRNEASLKQVESFGADIVIDLKQSDKQLVEVFKKESEKGFDVILDFLWGHVTELLIQSLVPQELSFAKR; from the coding sequence GTGAAGGCAGCCGTACTGCATCAGTTTGGAGACATTCCGCGATACGAAGACTTTCCTGACCCCATTCCAAATGAAAATGAAGTTGTTATTGAAGTTAAGGCAGTTGCGTTTGAGAATGTCGATAAGGCAATGGCGGCAGGCACTCATTTCGCCAGTAGGCAATTCCTTTCGATGCTTCCTGCAATCGTTGGATTCGATGGGATCGGAGCACTTCCCGACGGCAGATTGGTTGGCTTTGGTGGAGTAAAGGCACCGTACGGAGCCATGGCTGAAAGGACCGTTGTTCCTAAAGAATATACCGTCCCTGTTCCGGAAGGAGTTGACGCCATTACAGCAGCTGCCATGCCCGCTTCAGCATTGACGTCCTTTTTTCCGCTTAAATGTGGAGCAAAGCTTCAGCCAGGGGAAACAGTGTTAATCAACGGAGCGACCGGTGTGGCAGGGAAACTTGCCGTCCAGATCGCCAAACTTCTCGGGGCAGGTCGCATCGTTGCCACCGGGCGTAATGAAGCCTCATTGAAGCAAGTAGAATCGTTCGGAGCAGACATCGTCATTGATCTTAAGCAATCCGACAAACAGCTTGTTGAGGTATTTAAGAAAGAATCTGAGAAGGGCTTCGATGTCATCCTTGACTTTTTGTGGGGACATGTAACGGAGTTGTTGATTCAATCGTTGGTTCCGCAGGAATTGAGCTTCGCGAAAAGGTGA
- a CDS encoding sulfotransferase family protein: MLPNFLVIGAAKAGTTALYRYLSQHPEVFMPSIKEPNYFALANREVRFQGPGDDRTNRSSITRFADYQALFDEADGYQAVGEASPMYLYTADAANRIHDLIPNVKLIVILRDPVERAHSAYLHLRRDEREPLANFADAIAAEEERIAKHWAPMWHLRGVVSTSNSCNRTSMCFPEHRCCFSAMRISIGIQSQSVDAYSIF; this comes from the coding sequence TTGCTTCCGAATTTTTTGGTTATCGGTGCCGCCAAAGCGGGAACGACGGCATTGTATCGGTATTTGTCGCAACACCCAGAAGTCTTTATGCCGAGTATCAAAGAACCCAATTACTTTGCCTTGGCGAATCGGGAGGTTCGCTTTCAAGGGCCGGGTGATGATCGGACAAATCGCAGTAGTATTACTCGATTTGCCGATTATCAAGCGCTCTTTGACGAGGCGGACGGCTATCAAGCCGTCGGTGAGGCTTCACCCATGTATCTGTACACGGCGGATGCCGCCAATCGCATTCACGACCTCATTCCGAACGTGAAGCTCATTGTTATCTTGCGCGATCCGGTCGAGCGCGCACACTCAGCCTACCTACATCTGCGCCGCGACGAGCGCGAGCCACTTGCCAATTTCGCCGACGCCATCGCAGCAGAAGAAGAGCGGATTGCGAAGCACTGGGCGCCGATGTGGCATTTACGAGGCGTGGTTTCTACTTCAAACAGCTGCAACCGTACCTCGATGTGTTTTCCCGAGCACAGATGTTGTTTCTCCGCTATGAGGATCTCAATCGGCATACAGTCGCAGTCTGTCGACGCGTATTCGATTTTTTAG
- a CDS encoding quinone oxidoreductase family protein, translating into MSISMYAAVVRSLDSAPKYELFDTPEPSGTNEVLVDVLAAGLHPRVRSQASGSHYTSTGELPLIPGIDGVGRLPNGQLVYFVAFDTSLGTFAKKAVVDLRRSVPLPEGVDPVLIAAAMNPAMSSWVALRRRVDFQPGQKVLVLGATGNAGQMAVQIGKLLGASQVIGAGRDRDRLNSLSSLGADVIVSLSGDPEVAAKRLGEAASEVDIVIDYLWGKPAEFAMISMLTQRRDRSRALTWIQIGSVAGATAAVPSAALRSANFQVLGCGQGSVPTAGYVAEFPALIHAIADGRLKVNAVPVPLSKVEEVWNTPSYSGQRVVFVPTI; encoded by the coding sequence ATGTCTATATCTATGTATGCTGCTGTTGTGCGCTCGCTCGATTCTGCCCCTAAATACGAATTATTCGATACACCAGAGCCATCTGGGACGAATGAAGTTCTTGTCGACGTTCTTGCTGCTGGATTACACCCGCGTGTGCGATCTCAGGCAAGCGGTTCTCACTACACTAGCACCGGGGAACTCCCGCTAATTCCAGGCATTGATGGTGTTGGACGACTCCCAAATGGTCAGTTGGTCTATTTTGTAGCATTCGATACTTCTCTGGGTACGTTCGCAAAAAAGGCGGTTGTTGACTTGCGGCGTAGTGTTCCTTTGCCTGAAGGTGTCGATCCTGTTCTAATTGCTGCAGCAATGAACCCGGCTATGTCATCATGGGTAGCTCTCCGCCGCCGGGTTGATTTTCAGCCAGGGCAAAAGGTTCTGGTTCTTGGCGCGACCGGAAATGCTGGACAGATGGCTGTCCAGATTGGCAAGCTTCTTGGTGCAAGTCAGGTTATCGGTGCGGGGCGTGATCGGGACCGCCTCAATTCCCTCTCATCGCTAGGTGCAGACGTTATCGTGTCTCTCTCAGGTGATCCAGAGGTCGCTGCCAAGCGGCTTGGTGAGGCAGCGTCTGAAGTTGACATCGTGATAGATTATCTCTGGGGAAAGCCTGCTGAGTTTGCGATGATCTCGATGCTGACTCAAAGACGAGACCGGAGCCGAGCGTTGACTTGGATTCAAATTGGTTCCGTTGCTGGTGCTACTGCCGCTGTGCCTTCCGCCGCACTTCGATCTGCCAACTTTCAAGTGCTTGGTTGTGGTCAAGGCTCGGTCCCAACTGCCGGGTATGTTGCTGAATTTCCGGCGCTAATTCACGCTATCGCAGATGGCAGGCTCAAAGTGAATGCGGTACCTGTCCCTCTTTCCAAAGTGGAGGAAGTTTGGAATACTCCCTCTTACAGCGGGCAACGGGTTGTGTTCGTCCCGACGATTTAA
- a CDS encoding transposase, which yields MYILQPSLFSFEDWLEIDSSDRLPLFFAVLDLQPYASKLRKQSPQGAKPMNREAILRALLAAPLEGISTFTRLHERLARDIRFRYQCGFRIDEAAPSVSTLSRVFSAVVELGLAEKLFIDLVSQCKEASIINGRHLAVDSAAVKSYEKKQPKSKSQETGNANWGAKYDTFGNKLAWFGYKFHLAVDTASELPVALDVTPANVFDGEMAAPLLEHVVTTHGWKIDFVMMDAGYDQVKNYETVRQYGAQAIIAMNKRGEKEPPEGIASDGTPRCTMGYDMVYWGADGDRLKFRCPHAVGKVDCPLGIATCSESNYGMVVKKRITEDIRRYCAPHRGTQNWKLLYNERTAVERCNARLKTNLTANDVHVRGIRKVKTHMFLNAIVLLASALAVNHIERHKKTA from the coding sequence TTGTATATTCTCCAACCATCGCTCTTTTCCTTTGAAGACTGGCTAGAAATTGACTCCAGCGATCGTCTGCCCTTGTTCTTCGCTGTCTTGGATTTACAACCCTATGCTTCGAAATTGAGAAAACAGTCACCCCAAGGCGCGAAACCTATGAATCGTGAAGCGATTCTGCGCGCACTGCTGGCTGCTCCGCTTGAAGGAATCTCAACGTTCACAAGGCTTCATGAACGGTTGGCGCGAGATATACGCTTTCGCTACCAGTGTGGGTTTCGAATCGACGAAGCAGCCCCGTCGGTCTCCACACTGAGTCGCGTGTTTTCAGCCGTTGTTGAGTTGGGTCTCGCTGAGAAGCTCTTCATTGACCTGGTCAGTCAATGTAAAGAAGCGAGCATCATCAACGGACGCCATTTGGCTGTGGACAGTGCCGCCGTGAAGTCCTACGAGAAAAAACAACCTAAGTCCAAGAGCCAGGAAACGGGCAATGCCAACTGGGGCGCAAAATACGATACCTTTGGCAACAAGCTTGCTTGGTTCGGATACAAATTCCACTTGGCTGTGGATACCGCGAGTGAACTGCCAGTTGCTTTGGATGTCACACCAGCGAACGTCTTTGATGGTGAGATGGCGGCACCATTGCTGGAACACGTCGTGACGACGCACGGTTGGAAAATCGACTTTGTCATGATGGATGCTGGATATGATCAAGTCAAAAACTATGAAACGGTTCGTCAATATGGTGCACAGGCAATTATCGCGATGAACAAGCGCGGTGAAAAAGAACCGCCTGAAGGAATCGCATCGGACGGGACGCCGCGTTGCACGATGGGATATGACATGGTGTATTGGGGTGCGGACGGTGACCGACTAAAGTTTCGCTGCCCGCACGCGGTTGGGAAGGTAGATTGTCCGCTTGGAATCGCGACATGTTCCGAATCCAACTACGGTATGGTGGTCAAAAAGCGGATCACAGAAGATATTCGGCGTTACTGCGCACCACACCGAGGCACGCAGAATTGGAAGCTGTTATACAACGAGCGAACTGCTGTAGAGCGTTGTAACGCAAGGCTTAAGACGAATTTGACGGCGAACGACGTCCATGTCCGAGGCATCCGAAAAGTAAAGACACACATGTTCCTCAACGCGATCGTGTTACTTGCATCGGCACTAGCTGTGAACCATATCGAACGACACAAGAAGACTGCATAA